The following coding sequences lie in one Arthrobacter sp. PGP41 genomic window:
- a CDS encoding LVIVD repeat-containing protein, producing MPQRSRLVVFAALSTLALSALGLSGATAHPDGQHGMDEGHLVGTGEFGKIDLLDVVRLTDTPDLIADVSVSPDGNTAYLANWGEPDCAGPETGGQTSPDAGVYIVDITGVDQGAAGAEPKQVGFIPSHQDSRPGEGLQVVTLSTASFTGEILVVNNEACGKNGKGGVSLFDVTDPLNPKKLSENFGDRAPGSRDSNEIHSVFAWDAGANAYVVMTDNEEVTDVDILDITNPHRPRLVAEYDLNAFKVDQPELGLTDSFLHDMVVKEINGHFIMLLSYWDGGYVLLNVDDPANAVFLGDSDFAAVDPELLESLGVSLTPEGNAHQAEFTADNRFIISTDEDFAPYRTDDFKITSGAHPGTYPSVIVSGGQAPAVLPDLTLNGPVVYGGYACPGSAPVPTPESVPGYVESLAPGEETTLVLQRGPVGDLSAPEGACFPGEKAHQAALAGWDAVLFVNHHTGEAATTEPFCGSGAFVDEIVAVCTTHAAFHRLFDLAPLDEPWTYPEALPVGTIGADIEVGSVFDGWGYVHLLDAATLQELDTFAIPEAHDPAYALNSGDLSVHEVAVDPQDPSLAYLSYYSGGLRAVQIQCTNPADNATCELVEVGGYLDEAGNDFWGVETFVGEDGATYVLGSDRDSGLWIFKDP from the coding sequence ATGCCGCAACGCAGTAGATTGGTTGTTTTTGCAGCACTAAGTACCCTGGCACTATCAGCGCTCGGACTCTCGGGCGCCACCGCCCACCCGGATGGCCAGCACGGCATGGACGAAGGGCACCTCGTCGGAACCGGGGAGTTCGGGAAGATTGATCTGCTGGATGTCGTCCGCCTGACAGACACTCCCGACCTGATCGCCGATGTGAGTGTCTCGCCAGATGGGAACACCGCCTACCTCGCCAACTGGGGCGAGCCTGACTGTGCGGGACCGGAAACGGGCGGGCAGACCAGCCCGGATGCCGGCGTCTACATTGTGGACATCACCGGCGTGGACCAGGGCGCGGCCGGAGCGGAACCGAAACAGGTGGGATTCATCCCGTCACACCAGGATTCACGCCCGGGTGAGGGCCTGCAGGTCGTCACCCTCAGCACCGCAAGCTTCACCGGAGAAATCCTTGTGGTGAACAACGAAGCTTGCGGGAAGAACGGCAAGGGCGGCGTGTCGCTCTTCGACGTTACGGACCCCCTCAACCCAAAGAAGCTGTCCGAGAACTTCGGTGACCGCGCGCCGGGAAGCCGGGATTCCAACGAGATCCACAGCGTTTTTGCCTGGGATGCAGGGGCCAACGCCTATGTGGTGATGACCGACAATGAGGAAGTCACGGATGTGGACATCCTCGACATCACCAACCCGCACCGGCCGCGCCTGGTCGCGGAATATGACCTGAATGCGTTCAAGGTAGACCAGCCGGAACTGGGGCTTACCGATTCTTTCCTTCATGACATGGTGGTCAAGGAAATCAACGGCCATTTCATAATGCTGCTCTCGTACTGGGACGGCGGTTACGTTCTCCTGAACGTCGATGATCCCGCCAACGCCGTGTTCCTCGGGGACTCGGACTTCGCGGCGGTGGACCCTGAACTGCTTGAATCCCTGGGTGTGTCCCTTACGCCTGAGGGCAACGCGCACCAGGCGGAGTTTACGGCCGACAACAGGTTCATCATCAGCACGGATGAGGATTTCGCACCCTACCGCACGGACGATTTCAAGATCACCAGCGGAGCCCACCCGGGCACTTACCCTTCGGTGATTGTTTCCGGGGGCCAGGCGCCTGCCGTCCTGCCGGACCTGACCCTGAATGGTCCTGTGGTGTATGGCGGCTACGCCTGCCCCGGCTCCGCGCCTGTCCCCACGCCGGAGAGCGTCCCGGGATACGTGGAATCGCTGGCACCCGGGGAGGAAACCACCCTGGTGCTCCAACGAGGTCCGGTCGGGGACCTAAGTGCCCCGGAGGGTGCGTGCTTCCCGGGGGAGAAGGCCCATCAGGCAGCCCTTGCGGGCTGGGACGCCGTGCTTTTCGTCAACCACCACACGGGTGAGGCTGCCACGACTGAGCCGTTCTGCGGTTCAGGCGCCTTCGTGGACGAGATCGTTGCTGTCTGCACCACCCACGCGGCATTCCACCGGCTCTTCGACCTTGCACCGCTGGATGAGCCGTGGACCTACCCCGAAGCCCTTCCCGTCGGCACCATCGGGGCGGACATTGAAGTGGGGTCGGTCTTTGACGGCTGGGGCTACGTCCACCTCCTGGACGCGGCCACCCTGCAGGAGTTGGACACGTTCGCCATCCCGGAAGCACATGATCCCGCCTACGCGCTCAATTCCGGGGACCTCAGCGTTCACGAGGTGGCCGTTGATCCGCAAGACCCGTCCCTGGCTTACCTCTCGTACTACTCCGGCGGCCTCCGGGCGGTCCAGATCCAGTGCACCAACCCGGCCGATAACGCCACGTGCGAACTGGTGGAAGTCGGCGGCTACCTGGATGAGGCAGGGAACGACTTCTGGGGAGTGGAGACGTTCGTAGGTGAGGACGGAGCCACCTACGTCCTGGGCAGTGACCGGGACAGCGGCCTCTGGATTTTCAAGGATCCGTAA
- a CDS encoding ester cyclase, whose translation MGQAREVMDRLNKAMETKDKEALARSYATDAVAYTPDQGELRGRDAITGYLMEFWEAMPDVRYNQTGRYESGNVAIDEGIVVGTNTGPLRMPTGETLPATGKQLSVHSCDVATVENGEIASHHFYFDQVEFLAQLGLMRELTSH comes from the coding sequence ATGGGACAGGCACGCGAAGTAATGGATCGCCTGAACAAGGCCATGGAAACAAAAGACAAAGAGGCGCTCGCACGTAGCTACGCCACCGATGCCGTGGCTTACACCCCTGACCAGGGTGAGCTCCGCGGCCGTGACGCCATCACCGGGTACCTGATGGAATTCTGGGAAGCGATGCCCGACGTCAGGTACAACCAGACGGGGCGGTACGAGTCCGGCAACGTAGCGATCGATGAAGGCATCGTCGTCGGAACCAACACCGGGCCGCTGCGCATGCCCACCGGCGAAACCCTGCCGGCCACCGGCAAGCAACTCAGTGTCCACAGCTGCGACGTCGCCACAGTCGAGAACGGGGAGATCGCCTCTCACCACTTCTATTTCGACCAGGTGGAGTTCCTGGCGCAACTCGGACTGATGCGCGAACTCACCTCGCACTGA
- a CDS encoding proline iminopeptidase-family hydrolase, with protein sequence MSAGVSTREGRLQVPGGGVWYRVVGDSPAVPLVIVHGGPGATHDYLEPLEAMADERPVVFYDQLGAGKSDAPDDIGLWTNERLVDELGRILDGLALDRVHLLGHSWGTIVAAEYALRAPDRLAGLVLADPCLSLPRYAETAAALRGELPAEVRAVLDRHEAAGTTDSDEYQDASMEFYRRHVCRLDPWPEPLMRTFGQLNQVIYERMQGPSEFQITGIHKDYDATGRLGDLSVPTLFICGRHDEMRPEDTAWYHSLVPASELVIFENSSHMPHLEEPDLFLQVLRDFLRRAEQAT encoded by the coding sequence ATGTCCGCTGGAGTAAGCACTCGGGAAGGCCGGCTGCAGGTTCCGGGCGGTGGTGTCTGGTATCGCGTCGTCGGCGACAGCCCGGCTGTACCCTTGGTCATTGTTCACGGCGGCCCGGGTGCCACCCACGACTATCTCGAACCGTTGGAGGCCATGGCCGATGAGCGGCCGGTGGTTTTCTACGACCAGCTGGGCGCGGGAAAATCCGATGCACCGGACGACATTGGATTGTGGACCAACGAACGCCTGGTTGACGAACTGGGCAGGATACTTGACGGCCTCGCTTTGGACCGGGTCCATTTGCTTGGCCACTCGTGGGGGACAATCGTGGCGGCCGAGTACGCCCTCCGGGCGCCGGACAGGTTGGCGGGCTTGGTTCTGGCTGATCCATGCCTGAGCCTGCCGCGCTACGCTGAAACTGCAGCTGCACTCCGGGGGGAGCTGCCGGCAGAGGTCCGCGCTGTGCTTGACCGGCACGAGGCGGCAGGCACCACCGACTCAGATGAATACCAGGACGCCTCCATGGAATTCTATCGTCGGCACGTCTGCCGGCTGGACCCGTGGCCTGAGCCCCTCATGCGGACCTTTGGCCAGCTGAACCAAGTCATTTATGAGCGGATGCAGGGGCCCAGCGAATTCCAGATCACTGGAATCCACAAGGATTACGACGCAACCGGCCGCCTGGGGGACCTATCCGTTCCCACACTGTTCATCTGCGGCCGTCACGACGAGATGCGGCCCGAGGATACGGCGTGGTACCACAGCCTGGTACCGGCATCGGAGCTGGTCATTTTCGAGAACAGCAGCCACATGCCCCATCTCGAGGAGCCCGATCTGTTCCTGCAGGTGCTCCGTGATTTCCTGCGGCGGGCGGAACAGGCCACTTGA
- a CDS encoding hemolysin family protein, whose amino-acid sequence MDVDTLLNFLLVLFFVLLGGVFAGTEMALVSLRESQVRRMEKSGKRGARIAALAGNPNRFLSTVQIGVTLSGFFSAAYGASTIAPDVEPLLEGIGFGAAAEPVAFIGMTLLVAYLSLVLGELVPKRLAMQSAVGFTKVLAPPLGVLSQIMRPAVWLLSVSTDAVVRLFGGDPHARQESVSSEELWDMVAESEELEEHSRSILSDVFGAGDRSLQEVMRPRTEVTFIDGNLTIAAVRSMVRDGPFSRYPVIDKTPDDVLGFIHIRDLMPRDGKYDDGLVRDIAREILPLPGTNKVLPSLSRMRRLGQHIALVVDEYGGTDGIVTLEDLVEELVGEIYDEYDTGAEPEDRVTRTNGAVDVDGGLILQEFESAAGIELPEGHYETVAGFVIDRLGRLPRVGDQVEVAGHVLTVTAMDRLRISRIRVT is encoded by the coding sequence ATGGACGTGGACACGCTGCTCAATTTCCTGTTGGTCCTCTTCTTTGTGCTGCTGGGCGGGGTGTTCGCCGGGACGGAAATGGCGCTGGTGTCGCTCCGCGAAAGCCAGGTGCGCCGGATGGAAAAGTCGGGGAAGCGCGGCGCCCGGATCGCCGCCCTTGCCGGCAATCCCAACCGCTTCCTCTCCACCGTGCAGATCGGCGTGACGCTGTCCGGCTTCTTCTCGGCCGCCTACGGCGCCTCCACCATCGCGCCCGACGTCGAACCCCTCCTCGAAGGCATCGGCTTCGGCGCCGCGGCCGAACCTGTTGCGTTCATCGGCATGACGCTGCTGGTGGCATACCTGTCCCTGGTGCTCGGTGAACTGGTGCCGAAGCGCCTGGCCATGCAAAGCGCCGTCGGCTTCACCAAGGTGCTTGCCCCGCCGCTGGGGGTCCTCTCGCAGATCATGCGCCCGGCCGTCTGGCTGCTGTCCGTCTCCACCGACGCCGTGGTGCGGCTCTTCGGCGGCGACCCCCACGCCAGGCAGGAGAGCGTCAGCTCCGAGGAACTCTGGGACATGGTGGCCGAGAGCGAGGAACTGGAGGAACACAGCCGGAGCATCCTTAGCGACGTCTTCGGCGCCGGGGACCGATCGCTGCAGGAAGTGATGCGGCCGCGCACCGAGGTGACCTTCATCGACGGCAACCTCACCATCGCGGCCGTACGCAGCATGGTCAGGGACGGCCCGTTCTCACGGTATCCCGTCATCGACAAAACGCCCGACGACGTCCTGGGCTTCATCCATATCCGTGACCTCATGCCCCGGGACGGGAAGTACGACGACGGGCTGGTGCGTGACATCGCGCGGGAGATCCTTCCGCTGCCCGGCACCAACAAAGTGCTGCCCTCGCTGTCCCGCATGCGCAGGCTGGGCCAGCATATTGCGCTGGTGGTGGACGAATACGGCGGCACGGACGGCATCGTCACCCTGGAGGACCTGGTGGAGGAACTTGTGGGCGAGATCTACGACGAGTACGACACCGGCGCCGAACCCGAGGACCGCGTCACCAGGACCAACGGGGCGGTGGACGTGGACGGCGGGCTGATCCTGCAGGAGTTCGAATCGGCCGCCGGGATCGAACTGCCGGAAGGGCACTACGAGACGGTGGCAGGGTTCGTCATCGACCGGCTGGGCCGCCTCCCCCGCGTCGGCGACCAGGTGGAGGTGGCAGGCCACGTGCTGACGGTGACGGCGATGGACCGGCTGCGCATCTCCCGGATCAGGGTCACCTAG
- a CDS encoding DUF1295 domain-containing protein, which translates to MKDSDRKALVIFMIAVGVGMLVALAGSQGGATVGGFPLFALGVAAAFVIQWLAFVPAFRAQTEKYYDLTGALTYISITVLLVVLTPGVDARGLLLAAMVVAWAVRLGSFLFRRVSKHGKDDRFDEIKPSFIRFLNTWTVQGLWVVLTAAAAWIAITSVARVALDWWALAGFVVWAVGFGIEALADNQKGRFKADPINKGRFISTGLWSRSRHPNYFGEIVLWTGVLVIAVPVLEGWQWLALLSPVFVALLLIKGSGIPLLEKKADKKWGGDPAYEAYKKNTPILIPKL; encoded by the coding sequence ATGAAGGACTCGGACCGCAAGGCGCTCGTTATCTTCATGATCGCGGTAGGGGTGGGGATGCTCGTCGCCCTCGCCGGCAGCCAGGGTGGTGCCACCGTGGGCGGCTTCCCCCTGTTTGCTTTGGGGGTGGCGGCGGCCTTCGTCATCCAGTGGCTGGCATTCGTCCCCGCATTTAGGGCACAGACCGAAAAGTATTACGACCTCACCGGCGCCCTGACCTACATCTCCATCACGGTGCTTCTGGTAGTTCTGACCCCGGGCGTGGATGCGCGGGGGCTGCTCCTGGCCGCGATGGTGGTGGCATGGGCCGTGAGGCTGGGGAGCTTCCTGTTCCGCCGTGTGAGCAAGCACGGCAAGGATGATCGCTTCGATGAAATCAAGCCGTCGTTCATCCGGTTCCTGAACACCTGGACGGTGCAGGGGCTGTGGGTGGTCCTCACCGCGGCCGCGGCCTGGATTGCCATCACGTCCGTTGCCCGGGTTGCGCTCGACTGGTGGGCGCTGGCGGGCTTTGTGGTGTGGGCTGTTGGTTTCGGTATTGAGGCCCTGGCGGACAACCAGAAGGGCCGGTTCAAGGCTGACCCGATCAATAAAGGCCGATTCATCTCCACCGGCCTGTGGTCCAGGTCCCGCCACCCCAACTACTTCGGCGAGATTGTGCTCTGGACCGGGGTGCTCGTTATCGCTGTTCCGGTCCTGGAGGGCTGGCAATGGCTGGCCCTGCTGTCCCCGGTGTTCGTAGCGTTGCTGCTGATCAAGGGCAGCGGCATCCCGTTGCTGGAGAAAAAGGCTGACAAGAAATGGGGCGGCGATCCCGCTTATGAGGCCTACAAGAAGAACACCCCAATCTTGATCCCCAAGCTGTAG
- a CDS encoding cupin domain-containing protein, giving the protein MQKISIDALARQQLKAAVAAPSGRAADTAFGGHEKKLRQTVMAFRAGTQLSEHQNPGEATVYVIKGSVWLKSGGEAWQGKAGDLLIIPDGLHSLEADEDSAVLFTVVKTDR; this is encoded by the coding sequence ATGCAGAAGATATCGATTGATGCCCTGGCCAGACAGCAGCTCAAAGCGGCCGTGGCGGCTCCCAGCGGCCGGGCTGCGGACACGGCGTTCGGCGGCCACGAGAAGAAGCTGCGCCAGACCGTCATGGCCTTCCGCGCAGGTACCCAGCTCAGCGAACACCAGAATCCCGGCGAAGCTACGGTCTACGTGATCAAGGGCTCGGTGTGGCTGAAGTCCGGAGGGGAGGCCTGGCAGGGAAAGGCAGGGGATCTGCTCATCATTCCGGACGGGCTGCACAGCCTGGAAGCGGACGAGGACTCGGCGGTGCTGTTTACGGTGGTCAAGACGGACCGGTAG
- a CDS encoding bile acid:sodium symporter family protein translates to MSSLSESSTTASASEERSARIAVTLFPVLILAGGAVALAAPSAFTGLGPWISPLLGLIMFGMGLTLTPPDFAVIAKRPVPVVIGVVAQYAIMPFLGWLVAAALGLPPALAAGVILVGCCPGGTASNVVSYLAKGDVALSVAMTTVSTLIAPLLTPVLALWLAGQYMPVDAGSMAWSIVQIVLFPVLLGLVARLFLPRLVNMALPALPWISVLAITAVVVAVVAGSAKAIFAAGLLVLAAVILHNGLGYALGYAAARLFRLPIPSRRTTAIEVGMQNSGLAAGLARQYLTPEAALPGAIFSVWHNVSGAVLAAYWRRRSTPVLRDGELVPAAAE, encoded by the coding sequence TTGTCTTCCTTATCCGAATCTTCCACGACGGCCTCAGCCTCGGAAGAACGCAGCGCCCGCATCGCAGTCACGCTCTTTCCTGTGCTTATCCTGGCCGGAGGAGCCGTGGCGCTTGCCGCTCCATCAGCGTTTACCGGGCTGGGCCCCTGGATCAGCCCCCTTTTGGGACTCATCATGTTCGGCATGGGGCTGACGCTCACGCCCCCTGACTTCGCCGTCATCGCCAAACGTCCCGTCCCGGTGGTGATCGGGGTGGTGGCGCAGTACGCCATCATGCCGTTCCTGGGCTGGCTGGTGGCCGCGGCACTGGGGCTGCCGCCGGCGCTGGCCGCGGGCGTCATCCTGGTGGGCTGCTGCCCGGGTGGAACGGCGTCCAATGTGGTCTCCTACCTTGCCAAGGGGGACGTTGCCCTGTCCGTGGCGATGACCACCGTCTCCACCCTGATCGCTCCGCTGCTGACGCCGGTGCTGGCACTGTGGCTGGCAGGCCAGTACATGCCCGTGGACGCCGGTTCCATGGCGTGGTCCATCGTCCAAATCGTACTGTTCCCTGTGCTGCTGGGACTCGTGGCCCGGCTCTTCCTGCCCCGCCTTGTCAACATGGCCCTGCCTGCCCTTCCCTGGATTTCCGTGCTCGCCATTACCGCCGTGGTGGTTGCCGTGGTCGCCGGAAGCGCAAAGGCCATCTTCGCGGCCGGCCTGCTGGTACTTGCAGCAGTCATCCTTCACAACGGCCTTGGTTACGCCCTGGGTTACGCGGCGGCCCGCCTGTTCAGGTTGCCGATCCCCTCCCGACGCACCACCGCGATCGAAGTCGGCATGCAGAACTCGGGTCTGGCAGCCGGGCTGGCACGGCAGTACCTGACGCCGGAGGCGGCCCTGCCCGGAGCCATCTTCTCGGTCTGGCACAACGTTTCCGGTGCAGTTCTGGCCGCATACTGGCGCCGCCGCAGCACTCCAGTCCTCCGCGACGGGGAGTTGGTCCCGGCGGCTGCGGAGTAA